A stretch of the Vigna radiata var. radiata cultivar VC1973A chromosome 7, Vradiata_ver6, whole genome shotgun sequence genome encodes the following:
- the LOC106766484 gene encoding formin-like protein 13 isoform X1, producing the protein MLRKLFFRKPPDGLLEICERVHVFDCCFTTDAWKEGNYNYKEYMDGIVGQLKENSLDASILIFNFREEGTVSQMASIMSEHDITIMDYPLHYQGVPVLKMELIHHFLRSSESWLSLGQNNVLLMHCEPGGWPVLAFMLAALLIYRKAYTGEQRTLDIVYRQAPHELLHLLSPLNPIPSQLRYLLYVSRRNVALDWPPLDRALMLDCIILRLFPNFDSEGGCHPVFRIYGQDPFDADKVHKMLYSTPKRSKKVGAFKQGECELIKIDINCHIQGDVVIETINFNGDMERERMMFRIMFNTAFVRSNILMLNRDEIDILWDAKDHFPNDFRVEILFSEMDAAIVVADRASCFEEKDGLPMEAFAKVQEIFSQVDWMNPKADVALNALQLISDSTMNDSLDEKDPRTPQGNLNEEVRSSFSIKTSPVTDMSRKEDNTNKFEGIPQQPGTPNNICQESTRSSKRTSESNTCPTRPTNLDIKQQAPHLAVSSTDTSFSPRTPPLRPQSTSAKEAHDSPRQTESPPSYYVVPLQSKHQSQDRSHSSISIPTPDTQLSSTFHSKSLADTISCPSASTITSTQSSPSLSSKNVDEIPPIKTRIESSPSRPPTPPPPPTPPLNDHRRVRAAPPPPPPPPPIPPKKELHVKAGPHPSPLSHMNVEPQVRDGPSPPLSLKEEQPTRFKPPCLSGQAAGFTIVPTPPPPPLSSEVLYSNCTNSSLQKSLAPSPPPPPGAPAPPPPPGAPAPSSPPGAPAPPPPPGAPAPPPPPGAPAPPPPPGAPAAPPPPMPFGKGGLKSGSPFPGSHSVNARSSSPTNLKGVLSRTINSKNNTKRLKPLHWLKLSRAVQGSLWAETPKSGEASKAPEIDMSELENLFSAAVPTSGIAKKSNVQSSAGPKSEKVQLIEHRRAYNCEIMLSQVKVPLHDLMTSVLTLEESALDSDQVENLIKFCPTKEEMELLKGYNGEREKLGRCEQFLMELMKVPRVESKLRVFSFKIQFRSQVSDLRKSLVIVNAASEEIRNSVKLKRIMHTILSLGNALNQGTARGSAIGFRLDSLLKLTETRARDKKLTLMHYLCKVLVDKLPEVLDFSNDLSDLEPAAKIQLKFLAEEMQAINKGLEKVIQELSTAESDGPISETFRKKLKEFLGSAEAEVRSLASLYSTVGRNVDALILYFGEDPSRCPFEQVASTLLNFTRMFNKAHEENCKQLELEMKKTENEKKKCESERILPTPIPTGNVK; encoded by the exons ATGCTCCGCAAATTGTTCTTCCGCAAGCCTCCAGATGGCCTCCTCGAGATCTGCGAGAGAGTTCACG TTTTTGATTGCTGCTTCACCACGGATGCATGGAAAGAAGGGAATTACAATTACAAAGAATACATGGACGGGATAGTTGGTCAACTTAAGGAGAACTCGCTTGATGCTTCGattcttattttcaattttcgcGAGGAAGGTACCGTGAGTCAGATGGCAAGTATCATGTCTGAGCATGACATTACTATCATGGACTATCCTTTGCACTACCAAGGTGTTCCCGTGCTAAAAATGGAGCTCATCCACCATTTTCTGAGGTCTAGTGAAAGCTGGCTCTCCCTTGGGCAAAATAATGTGTTGCTGATGCATTGTGAACCTGGTGGTTGGCCTGTTTTGGCTTTCATGTTGGCTGCATTATTGATTTATAGAAAGGCTTATACTGGGGAGCAGAGGACTCTCGATATCGTTTACAGGCAGGCTCCTCACGAGCTTTTGCATTTGTTGTCACCGTTGAATCCTATCCCTTCCCAACTGAGGTATCTGCTGTATGTTTCCAGGAGGAATGTGGCCTTAGATTGGCCTCCTCTGGACAGGGCACTTATGTTGGACTGCATCATTCTCAGACTCTTCCCAAACTTTGACAGTGAAGGTGGTTGTCATCCTGTGTTTAGAATTTATGGACAGGATCCCTTTGATGCTGATAAAGTTCACAAAATGTTGTACTCAACGCCAAAAAGAAGCAAAAAGGTTGGGGCCTTTAAGCAG GGAGAGTGTGaacttattaaaattgatatcaatTGCCATATTCAAGGTGACGTTGTCATTGAGACTATTAACTTTAATGGTGACATGGAGCGTGAAAGGATGATGTTTCGAATCATGTTTAACACAGCCTTTGTTAGATCTAATATTTTGATGCTTAACCGGGATGAAATTGACATTTTATGGGATGCTAAAGATCACTTTCCAAACGATTTTAGAGTCGAG ATCCTTTTCTCAGAGATGGATGCTGCAATAGTTGTTGCCGATAGGGCCTCATGCTTTGAGGAGAAGGATGGACTACCAATGGAAGCATTTGCCAAGGTTCAAGAGATCTTTAGCCAAGTAGACTGGATGAACCCCAAGGCAGATGTTGCCCTAAATGCTCTCCAACTTATAAGTGATTCAACTATGAATGATAGCTTAGATGAAAAAGATCCTAGAACTCCCCAAGGGAATTTGAATGAAGAGGTACGGTCTTCATTCTCAATCAAGACATCCCCAGTTACTGATATGAGTAGAAAAGAGGACAATACCAACAAGTTCGAGGGTATTCCGCAGCAACCTGGTACACCTAACAATATTTGTCAAGAGTCAACCAGATCTTCTAAAAGGACCTCGGAATCCAATACATGTCCAACAAGACCTACAAATCTTGACATAAAACAGCAAGCACCTCATCTTGCCGTATCTTCTACCGATACTTCTTTTTCCCCTCGAACACCTCCTTTGAGGCCTCAATCCACTAGTGCTAAAGAAGCTCATGATTCTCCTCGCCAAACAGAATCGCCCCCTTCTTATTATGTTGTGCCTTTGCAATCAAAACACCAATCACAAGACAGAAGTCATTCATCTATTTCTATCCCTACACCTGACACCCAATTGTCATCTACTTTTCATAGCAAGTCACTGGCTGACACCATTTCCTGTCCTTCAGCTTCAACAATTACTTCGACCCAATCATCTCCTTCACTTTCTTCCAAAAATGTGGATGAGATTCCTCCGATTAAAACAAGAATAGAGTCTTCCCCTTCACGACCTCCAACTCCACCTCCTCCACCCACTCCTCCACTAAATGATCATAGACGAGTTCGAGCTgcaccacctcctcctcctccacctcctcctATTCCTCCAAAGAAAGAACTACATGTTAAAGCTGGACCCCATCCTTCTCCtctatcacatatgaatgtgGAGCCACAGGTTAGAGATGGACCCTCTCCTCCCCTTTCTCTAAAAGAGGAGCAACCTACTAGGTTTAAACCTCCTTGTCTCTCTGGGCAAGCTGCAGGTTTTACTATAGTACCAActcctcctccacctccactTTCAAGTGAAGTACTTTACTCAAATTGCACTAATTCATCATTGCAAAAATCTCTAGCCCCTTCCCCTCCCCCTCCTCCCGGGGCACCTGCCCCTCCCCCTCCTCCTGGGGCACCTGCCCCTTCCTCTCCTCCTGGGGCACCTGCTCCTCCCCCTCCTCCTGGGGCGCCTGCTCCTCCCCCTCCTCCTGGTGCACCTgctcctccacctccacctgGAGCACCTGCTGCTCCACCTCCTCCAATGCCCTTTGGTAAAGGAGGTCTGAAATCAGGCAGTCCTTTTCCAGGATCTCATTCTGTGAACGCTCGATCTAGTTCACCAACTAACTTGAAGGGAGTTTTATCGCGAACAATTAACTCAAAGAATAACACAAAAAGGTTGAAGCCTTTGCATTGGTTGAAACTATCTAGAGCAGTGCAAGGAAGTTTGTGGGCAGAGACACCGAAGTCTGGCGAAGCTTCCAA GGCCCCAGAGATTGATATGTCAGAGCTTGAGAATCTCTTCTCAGCAGCAGTCCCAACTTCAGGTATTGCCAAAAAGTCAAATGTCCAAAGCTCAGCTGGGCCTAAATCTGAAAAAGTGCAACTG ATTGAGCATAGGCGAGCATATAACTGTGAAATCATGCTTTCCCAAGTGAAAGTTCCATTGCACGATTTAATG ACCTCAGTACTAACACTGGAAGAGTCAGCACTGGACTCTGATCAGGTTGAGAACCTCATAAAGTTCTGTCCAACAAAAGAGGAGATGGAATTACTCAAG GGTTATAACGGGGAAAGGGAGAAGTTAGGAAGATGTGAACAG TTCTTAATGGAATTGATGAAAGTACCACGAGTGGAATCCAAGCTCAGAGTTTTTTCATTCAAGATTCAATTTCGCTCTCAG GTTTCTGACCTAAGAAAGAGCCTGGTTATTGTGAATGCTGCTTCAGAAGAG aTCAGGAATTCAGTCAAACTAAAGAGAATTATGCATACAATACTTTCTTTAGGAAATGCTTTGAATCAAGGAACTGCCAGGG GTTCTGCTATTGGATTCAGATTGGATAGCCTTCTTAAACTAACCGAGACGCGGGCACGGGACAAAAAGTTGACTCTTATGCATTACCTTTGTAAG GTGCTAGTTGACAAACTGCCGGAAGTCTTAGACTTCTCCAACGATCTTTCTGACCTAGAGCCAGCAGCAAAG aTCCAATTGAAGTTTTTGGCTGAGGAGATGCAAGCTATAAACAAAGGATTAGAAAAAGTAATACAGGAACTCTCAACTGCTGAAAGTGATGGGCCCATATCAGAAACTTTCCGCAAG AAACTGAAAGAGTTCCTCGGTTCTGCTGAAGCTGAAGTCCGCTCACTGGCTTCACTATATTCAACCGTG GGTAGGAACGTGGATGCATTGATTCTCTATTTTGGTGAAGATCCATCTCGTTGCCCATTTGAGCAAG TCGCGTCAACTTTGCTCAACTTTACCAGGATGTTCAACAAAGCCCATGAAGAAAACTGCAAGCAGCTAGAACTTGAAATGAAGAAAactgaaaatgagaaaaagaaatgtgaatCAGAAAGGATTTTACCTACACCTATCCCGACTGGCAATGTCAAATAG
- the LOC106766484 gene encoding formin-like protein 13 isoform X2 codes for MLRKLFFRKPPDGLLEICERVHVFDCCFTTDAWKEGNYNYKEYMDGIVGQLKENSLDASILIFNFREEGTVSQMASIMSEHDITIMDYPLHYQGVPVLKMELIHHFLRSSESWLSLGQNNVLLMHCEPGGWPVLAFMLAALLIYRKAYTGEQRTLDIVYRRNVALDWPPLDRALMLDCIILRLFPNFDSEGGCHPVFRIYGQDPFDADKVHKMLYSTPKRSKKVGAFKQGECELIKIDINCHIQGDVVIETINFNGDMERERMMFRIMFNTAFVRSNILMLNRDEIDILWDAKDHFPNDFRVEILFSEMDAAIVVADRASCFEEKDGLPMEAFAKVQEIFSQVDWMNPKADVALNALQLISDSTMNDSLDEKDPRTPQGNLNEEVRSSFSIKTSPVTDMSRKEDNTNKFEGIPQQPGTPNNICQESTRSSKRTSESNTCPTRPTNLDIKQQAPHLAVSSTDTSFSPRTPPLRPQSTSAKEAHDSPRQTESPPSYYVVPLQSKHQSQDRSHSSISIPTPDTQLSSTFHSKSLADTISCPSASTITSTQSSPSLSSKNVDEIPPIKTRIESSPSRPPTPPPPPTPPLNDHRRVRAAPPPPPPPPPIPPKKELHVKAGPHPSPLSHMNVEPQVRDGPSPPLSLKEEQPTRFKPPCLSGQAAGFTIVPTPPPPPLSSEVLYSNCTNSSLQKSLAPSPPPPPGAPAPPPPPGAPAPSSPPGAPAPPPPPGAPAPPPPPGAPAPPPPPGAPAAPPPPMPFGKGGLKSGSPFPGSHSVNARSSSPTNLKGVLSRTINSKNNTKRLKPLHWLKLSRAVQGSLWAETPKSGEASKAPEIDMSELENLFSAAVPTSGIAKKSNVQSSAGPKSEKVQLIEHRRAYNCEIMLSQVKVPLHDLMTSVLTLEESALDSDQVENLIKFCPTKEEMELLKGYNGEREKLGRCEQFLMELMKVPRVESKLRVFSFKIQFRSQVSDLRKSLVIVNAASEEIRNSVKLKRIMHTILSLGNALNQGTARGSAIGFRLDSLLKLTETRARDKKLTLMHYLCKVLVDKLPEVLDFSNDLSDLEPAAKIQLKFLAEEMQAINKGLEKVIQELSTAESDGPISETFRKKLKEFLGSAEAEVRSLASLYSTVGRNVDALILYFGEDPSRCPFEQVASTLLNFTRMFNKAHEENCKQLELEMKKTENEKKKCESERILPTPIPTGNVK; via the exons ATGCTCCGCAAATTGTTCTTCCGCAAGCCTCCAGATGGCCTCCTCGAGATCTGCGAGAGAGTTCACG TTTTTGATTGCTGCTTCACCACGGATGCATGGAAAGAAGGGAATTACAATTACAAAGAATACATGGACGGGATAGTTGGTCAACTTAAGGAGAACTCGCTTGATGCTTCGattcttattttcaattttcgcGAGGAAGGTACCGTGAGTCAGATGGCAAGTATCATGTCTGAGCATGACATTACTATCATGGACTATCCTTTGCACTACCAAGGTGTTCCCGTGCTAAAAATGGAGCTCATCCACCATTTTCTGAGGTCTAGTGAAAGCTGGCTCTCCCTTGGGCAAAATAATGTGTTGCTGATGCATTGTGAACCTGGTGGTTGGCCTGTTTTGGCTTTCATGTTGGCTGCATTATTGATTTATAGAAAGGCTTATACTGGGGAGCAGAGGACTCTCGATATCGTTTACAG GAGGAATGTGGCCTTAGATTGGCCTCCTCTGGACAGGGCACTTATGTTGGACTGCATCATTCTCAGACTCTTCCCAAACTTTGACAGTGAAGGTGGTTGTCATCCTGTGTTTAGAATTTATGGACAGGATCCCTTTGATGCTGATAAAGTTCACAAAATGTTGTACTCAACGCCAAAAAGAAGCAAAAAGGTTGGGGCCTTTAAGCAG GGAGAGTGTGaacttattaaaattgatatcaatTGCCATATTCAAGGTGACGTTGTCATTGAGACTATTAACTTTAATGGTGACATGGAGCGTGAAAGGATGATGTTTCGAATCATGTTTAACACAGCCTTTGTTAGATCTAATATTTTGATGCTTAACCGGGATGAAATTGACATTTTATGGGATGCTAAAGATCACTTTCCAAACGATTTTAGAGTCGAG ATCCTTTTCTCAGAGATGGATGCTGCAATAGTTGTTGCCGATAGGGCCTCATGCTTTGAGGAGAAGGATGGACTACCAATGGAAGCATTTGCCAAGGTTCAAGAGATCTTTAGCCAAGTAGACTGGATGAACCCCAAGGCAGATGTTGCCCTAAATGCTCTCCAACTTATAAGTGATTCAACTATGAATGATAGCTTAGATGAAAAAGATCCTAGAACTCCCCAAGGGAATTTGAATGAAGAGGTACGGTCTTCATTCTCAATCAAGACATCCCCAGTTACTGATATGAGTAGAAAAGAGGACAATACCAACAAGTTCGAGGGTATTCCGCAGCAACCTGGTACACCTAACAATATTTGTCAAGAGTCAACCAGATCTTCTAAAAGGACCTCGGAATCCAATACATGTCCAACAAGACCTACAAATCTTGACATAAAACAGCAAGCACCTCATCTTGCCGTATCTTCTACCGATACTTCTTTTTCCCCTCGAACACCTCCTTTGAGGCCTCAATCCACTAGTGCTAAAGAAGCTCATGATTCTCCTCGCCAAACAGAATCGCCCCCTTCTTATTATGTTGTGCCTTTGCAATCAAAACACCAATCACAAGACAGAAGTCATTCATCTATTTCTATCCCTACACCTGACACCCAATTGTCATCTACTTTTCATAGCAAGTCACTGGCTGACACCATTTCCTGTCCTTCAGCTTCAACAATTACTTCGACCCAATCATCTCCTTCACTTTCTTCCAAAAATGTGGATGAGATTCCTCCGATTAAAACAAGAATAGAGTCTTCCCCTTCACGACCTCCAACTCCACCTCCTCCACCCACTCCTCCACTAAATGATCATAGACGAGTTCGAGCTgcaccacctcctcctcctccacctcctcctATTCCTCCAAAGAAAGAACTACATGTTAAAGCTGGACCCCATCCTTCTCCtctatcacatatgaatgtgGAGCCACAGGTTAGAGATGGACCCTCTCCTCCCCTTTCTCTAAAAGAGGAGCAACCTACTAGGTTTAAACCTCCTTGTCTCTCTGGGCAAGCTGCAGGTTTTACTATAGTACCAActcctcctccacctccactTTCAAGTGAAGTACTTTACTCAAATTGCACTAATTCATCATTGCAAAAATCTCTAGCCCCTTCCCCTCCCCCTCCTCCCGGGGCACCTGCCCCTCCCCCTCCTCCTGGGGCACCTGCCCCTTCCTCTCCTCCTGGGGCACCTGCTCCTCCCCCTCCTCCTGGGGCGCCTGCTCCTCCCCCTCCTCCTGGTGCACCTgctcctccacctccacctgGAGCACCTGCTGCTCCACCTCCTCCAATGCCCTTTGGTAAAGGAGGTCTGAAATCAGGCAGTCCTTTTCCAGGATCTCATTCTGTGAACGCTCGATCTAGTTCACCAACTAACTTGAAGGGAGTTTTATCGCGAACAATTAACTCAAAGAATAACACAAAAAGGTTGAAGCCTTTGCATTGGTTGAAACTATCTAGAGCAGTGCAAGGAAGTTTGTGGGCAGAGACACCGAAGTCTGGCGAAGCTTCCAA GGCCCCAGAGATTGATATGTCAGAGCTTGAGAATCTCTTCTCAGCAGCAGTCCCAACTTCAGGTATTGCCAAAAAGTCAAATGTCCAAAGCTCAGCTGGGCCTAAATCTGAAAAAGTGCAACTG ATTGAGCATAGGCGAGCATATAACTGTGAAATCATGCTTTCCCAAGTGAAAGTTCCATTGCACGATTTAATG ACCTCAGTACTAACACTGGAAGAGTCAGCACTGGACTCTGATCAGGTTGAGAACCTCATAAAGTTCTGTCCAACAAAAGAGGAGATGGAATTACTCAAG GGTTATAACGGGGAAAGGGAGAAGTTAGGAAGATGTGAACAG TTCTTAATGGAATTGATGAAAGTACCACGAGTGGAATCCAAGCTCAGAGTTTTTTCATTCAAGATTCAATTTCGCTCTCAG GTTTCTGACCTAAGAAAGAGCCTGGTTATTGTGAATGCTGCTTCAGAAGAG aTCAGGAATTCAGTCAAACTAAAGAGAATTATGCATACAATACTTTCTTTAGGAAATGCTTTGAATCAAGGAACTGCCAGGG GTTCTGCTATTGGATTCAGATTGGATAGCCTTCTTAAACTAACCGAGACGCGGGCACGGGACAAAAAGTTGACTCTTATGCATTACCTTTGTAAG GTGCTAGTTGACAAACTGCCGGAAGTCTTAGACTTCTCCAACGATCTTTCTGACCTAGAGCCAGCAGCAAAG aTCCAATTGAAGTTTTTGGCTGAGGAGATGCAAGCTATAAACAAAGGATTAGAAAAAGTAATACAGGAACTCTCAACTGCTGAAAGTGATGGGCCCATATCAGAAACTTTCCGCAAG AAACTGAAAGAGTTCCTCGGTTCTGCTGAAGCTGAAGTCCGCTCACTGGCTTCACTATATTCAACCGTG GGTAGGAACGTGGATGCATTGATTCTCTATTTTGGTGAAGATCCATCTCGTTGCCCATTTGAGCAAG TCGCGTCAACTTTGCTCAACTTTACCAGGATGTTCAACAAAGCCCATGAAGAAAACTGCAAGCAGCTAGAACTTGAAATGAAGAAAactgaaaatgagaaaaagaaatgtgaatCAGAAAGGATTTTACCTACACCTATCCCGACTGGCAATGTCAAATAG
- the LOC106766484 gene encoding formin-like protein 13 isoform X3: MLRKLFFRKPPDGLLEICERVHVFDCCFTTDAWKEGNYNYKEYMDGIVGQLKENSLDASILIFNFREEGTVSQMASIMSEHDITIMDYPLHYQGVPVLKMELIHHFLRSSESWLSLGQNNVLLMHCEPGGWPVLAFMLAALLIYRKAYTGEQRTLDIVYRQAPHELLHLLSPLNPIPSQLRYLLYVSRRNVALDWPPLDRALMLDCIILRLFPNFDSEGGCHPVFRIYGQDPFDADKVHKMLYSTPKRSKKVGAFKQGECELIKIDINCHIQGDVVIETINFNGDMERERMMFRIMFNTAFVRSNILMLNRDEIDILWDAKDHFPNDFRVEILFSEMDAAIVVADRASCFEEKDGLPMEAFAKVQEIFSQVDWMNPKADVALNALQLISDSTMNDSLDEKDPRTPQGNLNEEVRSSFSIKTSPVTDMSRKEDNTNKFEGIPQQPGTPNNICQESTRSSKRTSESNTCPTRPTNLDIKQQAPHLAVSSTDTSFSPRTPPLRPQSTSAKEAHDSPRQTESPPSYYVVPLQSKHQSQDRSHSSISIPTPDTQLSSTFHSKSLADTISCPSASTITSTQSSPSLSSKNVDEIPPIKTRIESSPSRPPTPPPPPTPPLNDHRRVRAAPPPPPPPPPIPPKKELHVKAGPHPSPLSHMNVEPQVRDGPSPPLSLKEEQPTRFKPPCLSGQAAGFTIVPTPPPPPLSSEVLYSNCTNSSLQKSLAPSPPPPPGAPAPPPPPGAPAPSSPPGAPAPPPPPGAPAPPPPPGAPAPPPPPGAPAAPPPPMPFGKGGLKSGSPFPGSHSVNARSSSPTNLKGVLSRTINSKNNTKRLKPLHWLKLSRAVQGSLWAETPKSGEASKAPEIDMSELENLFSAAVPTSGIAKKSNVQSSAGPKSEKVQLIEHRRAYNCEIMLSQVKVPLHDLMTSVLTLEESALDSDQVENLIKFCPTKEEMELLKGYNGEREKLGRCEQFLMELMKVPRVESKLRVFSFKIQFRSQVSDLRKSLVIVNAASEEIRNSVKLKRIMHTILSLGNALNQGTARGSAIGFRLDSLLKLTETRARDKKLTLMHYLCKVLVDKLPEVLDFSNDLSDLEPAAKIQLKFLAEEMQAINKGLEKVIQELSTAESDGPISETFRKKLKEFLGSAEAEVRSLASLYSTVGRNVDALILYFGEDPSRCPFEQGCSTKPMKKTASS, translated from the exons ATGCTCCGCAAATTGTTCTTCCGCAAGCCTCCAGATGGCCTCCTCGAGATCTGCGAGAGAGTTCACG TTTTTGATTGCTGCTTCACCACGGATGCATGGAAAGAAGGGAATTACAATTACAAAGAATACATGGACGGGATAGTTGGTCAACTTAAGGAGAACTCGCTTGATGCTTCGattcttattttcaattttcgcGAGGAAGGTACCGTGAGTCAGATGGCAAGTATCATGTCTGAGCATGACATTACTATCATGGACTATCCTTTGCACTACCAAGGTGTTCCCGTGCTAAAAATGGAGCTCATCCACCATTTTCTGAGGTCTAGTGAAAGCTGGCTCTCCCTTGGGCAAAATAATGTGTTGCTGATGCATTGTGAACCTGGTGGTTGGCCTGTTTTGGCTTTCATGTTGGCTGCATTATTGATTTATAGAAAGGCTTATACTGGGGAGCAGAGGACTCTCGATATCGTTTACAGGCAGGCTCCTCACGAGCTTTTGCATTTGTTGTCACCGTTGAATCCTATCCCTTCCCAACTGAGGTATCTGCTGTATGTTTCCAGGAGGAATGTGGCCTTAGATTGGCCTCCTCTGGACAGGGCACTTATGTTGGACTGCATCATTCTCAGACTCTTCCCAAACTTTGACAGTGAAGGTGGTTGTCATCCTGTGTTTAGAATTTATGGACAGGATCCCTTTGATGCTGATAAAGTTCACAAAATGTTGTACTCAACGCCAAAAAGAAGCAAAAAGGTTGGGGCCTTTAAGCAG GGAGAGTGTGaacttattaaaattgatatcaatTGCCATATTCAAGGTGACGTTGTCATTGAGACTATTAACTTTAATGGTGACATGGAGCGTGAAAGGATGATGTTTCGAATCATGTTTAACACAGCCTTTGTTAGATCTAATATTTTGATGCTTAACCGGGATGAAATTGACATTTTATGGGATGCTAAAGATCACTTTCCAAACGATTTTAGAGTCGAG ATCCTTTTCTCAGAGATGGATGCTGCAATAGTTGTTGCCGATAGGGCCTCATGCTTTGAGGAGAAGGATGGACTACCAATGGAAGCATTTGCCAAGGTTCAAGAGATCTTTAGCCAAGTAGACTGGATGAACCCCAAGGCAGATGTTGCCCTAAATGCTCTCCAACTTATAAGTGATTCAACTATGAATGATAGCTTAGATGAAAAAGATCCTAGAACTCCCCAAGGGAATTTGAATGAAGAGGTACGGTCTTCATTCTCAATCAAGACATCCCCAGTTACTGATATGAGTAGAAAAGAGGACAATACCAACAAGTTCGAGGGTATTCCGCAGCAACCTGGTACACCTAACAATATTTGTCAAGAGTCAACCAGATCTTCTAAAAGGACCTCGGAATCCAATACATGTCCAACAAGACCTACAAATCTTGACATAAAACAGCAAGCACCTCATCTTGCCGTATCTTCTACCGATACTTCTTTTTCCCCTCGAACACCTCCTTTGAGGCCTCAATCCACTAGTGCTAAAGAAGCTCATGATTCTCCTCGCCAAACAGAATCGCCCCCTTCTTATTATGTTGTGCCTTTGCAATCAAAACACCAATCACAAGACAGAAGTCATTCATCTATTTCTATCCCTACACCTGACACCCAATTGTCATCTACTTTTCATAGCAAGTCACTGGCTGACACCATTTCCTGTCCTTCAGCTTCAACAATTACTTCGACCCAATCATCTCCTTCACTTTCTTCCAAAAATGTGGATGAGATTCCTCCGATTAAAACAAGAATAGAGTCTTCCCCTTCACGACCTCCAACTCCACCTCCTCCACCCACTCCTCCACTAAATGATCATAGACGAGTTCGAGCTgcaccacctcctcctcctccacctcctcctATTCCTCCAAAGAAAGAACTACATGTTAAAGCTGGACCCCATCCTTCTCCtctatcacatatgaatgtgGAGCCACAGGTTAGAGATGGACCCTCTCCTCCCCTTTCTCTAAAAGAGGAGCAACCTACTAGGTTTAAACCTCCTTGTCTCTCTGGGCAAGCTGCAGGTTTTACTATAGTACCAActcctcctccacctccactTTCAAGTGAAGTACTTTACTCAAATTGCACTAATTCATCATTGCAAAAATCTCTAGCCCCTTCCCCTCCCCCTCCTCCCGGGGCACCTGCCCCTCCCCCTCCTCCTGGGGCACCTGCCCCTTCCTCTCCTCCTGGGGCACCTGCTCCTCCCCCTCCTCCTGGGGCGCCTGCTCCTCCCCCTCCTCCTGGTGCACCTgctcctccacctccacctgGAGCACCTGCTGCTCCACCTCCTCCAATGCCCTTTGGTAAAGGAGGTCTGAAATCAGGCAGTCCTTTTCCAGGATCTCATTCTGTGAACGCTCGATCTAGTTCACCAACTAACTTGAAGGGAGTTTTATCGCGAACAATTAACTCAAAGAATAACACAAAAAGGTTGAAGCCTTTGCATTGGTTGAAACTATCTAGAGCAGTGCAAGGAAGTTTGTGGGCAGAGACACCGAAGTCTGGCGAAGCTTCCAA GGCCCCAGAGATTGATATGTCAGAGCTTGAGAATCTCTTCTCAGCAGCAGTCCCAACTTCAGGTATTGCCAAAAAGTCAAATGTCCAAAGCTCAGCTGGGCCTAAATCTGAAAAAGTGCAACTG ATTGAGCATAGGCGAGCATATAACTGTGAAATCATGCTTTCCCAAGTGAAAGTTCCATTGCACGATTTAATG ACCTCAGTACTAACACTGGAAGAGTCAGCACTGGACTCTGATCAGGTTGAGAACCTCATAAAGTTCTGTCCAACAAAAGAGGAGATGGAATTACTCAAG GGTTATAACGGGGAAAGGGAGAAGTTAGGAAGATGTGAACAG TTCTTAATGGAATTGATGAAAGTACCACGAGTGGAATCCAAGCTCAGAGTTTTTTCATTCAAGATTCAATTTCGCTCTCAG GTTTCTGACCTAAGAAAGAGCCTGGTTATTGTGAATGCTGCTTCAGAAGAG aTCAGGAATTCAGTCAAACTAAAGAGAATTATGCATACAATACTTTCTTTAGGAAATGCTTTGAATCAAGGAACTGCCAGGG GTTCTGCTATTGGATTCAGATTGGATAGCCTTCTTAAACTAACCGAGACGCGGGCACGGGACAAAAAGTTGACTCTTATGCATTACCTTTGTAAG GTGCTAGTTGACAAACTGCCGGAAGTCTTAGACTTCTCCAACGATCTTTCTGACCTAGAGCCAGCAGCAAAG aTCCAATTGAAGTTTTTGGCTGAGGAGATGCAAGCTATAAACAAAGGATTAGAAAAAGTAATACAGGAACTCTCAACTGCTGAAAGTGATGGGCCCATATCAGAAACTTTCCGCAAG AAACTGAAAGAGTTCCTCGGTTCTGCTGAAGCTGAAGTCCGCTCACTGGCTTCACTATATTCAACCGTG GGTAGGAACGTGGATGCATTGATTCTCTATTTTGGTGAAGATCCATCTCGTTGCCCATTTGAGCAAG GATGTTCAACAAAGCCCATGAAGAAAACTGCAAGCAGCTAG